The following proteins are co-located in the Nitrospira sp. genome:
- the ffh gene encoding signal recognition particle protein — MLDALSEKFERILKKLRGQGVLTEDNIAEALKEVRLALLEADVNFKVVKEFLDRVREKAVGQEVLKSLTPGHQVVKVVWDELRGMMGGERAGISLASTPPTILMMVGLQGAGKTTTSGKLARLFKSQGKRVLLVAADPRRPAAGDQLASLGRDLGIDVHRFDQVDASRADVVRICQRGVERAQEQGYDLVVLDTGGRLHVDDELMAELVAVKQAVNPHEVLLVADAMTGQDAVNMAGQFNQQVGLTGVILTKVEGDARGGAVLSIRAVTGQPIKFLGMGEKLDALEPFHPDRMASRILGMGDVLSLIEKAQETFSREEAEAAQKKLISSTFTLEDFRSQLGQMNRLGSFEQILGMLPGGQKLKDLANSGLPEKEMKRVAAMIDSMTARERRDHTLINGSRKKRIARGSGTSVQEVNRLIKQFLQARKIAKVMSGGAGGRRQLAQMLRGM; from the coding sequence GTGCTTGACGCGTTAAGCGAAAAGTTTGAACGGATTCTCAAGAAGCTTCGAGGGCAAGGTGTCCTCACAGAGGACAACATTGCCGAGGCGCTGAAGGAAGTCCGCCTCGCCTTGCTCGAGGCCGACGTGAACTTCAAAGTCGTCAAGGAGTTCCTGGATCGCGTTCGAGAAAAGGCGGTTGGGCAGGAAGTCCTGAAGAGCCTGACCCCCGGCCATCAAGTCGTCAAGGTCGTCTGGGACGAGCTTCGCGGGATGATGGGGGGAGAGCGTGCAGGAATCAGTCTCGCCTCCACGCCGCCCACCATTTTGATGATGGTGGGACTGCAGGGCGCCGGAAAAACGACCACTTCCGGAAAGCTCGCACGGTTATTCAAGAGTCAAGGCAAGCGTGTGTTGCTCGTGGCGGCCGACCCGCGTCGCCCGGCCGCGGGAGACCAGTTGGCGAGTCTGGGGCGTGATCTCGGTATTGATGTCCACCGCTTCGATCAGGTTGATGCCTCGCGCGCCGACGTGGTGAGGATTTGTCAGCGCGGAGTTGAGCGTGCCCAGGAGCAGGGCTATGACCTCGTCGTGCTCGATACCGGTGGTCGCTTGCATGTCGACGATGAACTGATGGCCGAACTTGTGGCCGTCAAGCAGGCCGTCAATCCCCACGAAGTCCTGCTGGTTGCCGATGCGATGACCGGCCAGGATGCCGTGAATATGGCGGGCCAGTTCAATCAGCAGGTCGGCCTCACGGGCGTCATTCTGACCAAGGTCGAAGGTGATGCCAGAGGGGGAGCCGTCCTTTCGATTCGGGCCGTGACGGGACAGCCGATCAAGTTCCTCGGCATGGGGGAAAAGCTTGATGCGCTCGAGCCGTTTCATCCTGATCGGATGGCGTCCCGAATTCTGGGCATGGGCGATGTCCTCTCGTTGATCGAGAAGGCCCAGGAAACGTTTTCTCGGGAAGAAGCCGAAGCTGCGCAGAAGAAATTGATCAGCAGCACGTTCACGTTGGAAGACTTCCGGTCGCAACTCGGGCAGATGAATCGGTTGGGCTCGTTCGAGCAGATCCTGGGCATGCTCCCCGGTGGCCAGAAACTAAAGGATCTCGCAAACAGCGGTTTGCCTGAAAAAGAAATGAAGCGGGTCGCGGCCATGATTGATTCCATGACTGCGCGGGAACGACGAGACCATACGCTGATCAACGGCAGCCGGAAGAAGCGCATTGCACGCGGAAGCGGTACGAGCGTGCAGGAGGTCAACCGTTTGATCAAGCAGTTTTTGCAGGCGAGAAAGATTGCCAAGGTCATGTCGGGCGGTGCCGGCGGCCGGCGGCAGTTGGCCCAAATGCTTCGAGGCATGTAG
- a CDS encoding YraN family protein gives MADGRRLVGDEGEGRAEAFLRDQGFRILGRNVRSPLGELDLVADDHGVLVFVEVKRRRTGAYGGAIEAVDARKRAKLVRLAAQYLAQHRIEDRACRFDVVLIQDDAGPAEAVQHIANAFDVGGDDLRW, from the coding sequence ATGGCCGACGGACGACGCCTGGTGGGAGACGAAGGGGAGGGACGGGCCGAGGCATTCTTGCGTGATCAAGGGTTTCGCATTCTTGGCCGGAACGTGCGCTCCCCCTTGGGCGAACTCGACTTGGTCGCAGATGATCATGGCGTGTTGGTGTTTGTGGAGGTGAAGCGGCGCCGCACCGGGGCATACGGCGGCGCCATTGAAGCGGTTGATGCACGTAAACGTGCGAAGTTGGTCCGGCTGGCGGCACAGTATCTGGCTCAACATCGAATTGAGGATCGGGCTTGCCGCTTCGATGTCGTGTTGATCCAGGATGATGCCGGTCCCGCTGAAGCGGTGCAACATATTGCGAATGCATTCGACGTTGGTGGGGATGATCTGCGATGGTAG
- the ftsE gene encoding cell division ATP-binding protein FtsE: MIQLFHVSKYYDRRPALSDVTLEIEKGEFVLLMGPSGAGKSTLLKLLIGAERPEEGQVLIQGRSLSKLRASEIPVLRRKVGVVLQDFRLLPKKTVFENVSLPLLVQGASITEIRRKVAEALRSVGLDHKKDLFPPGLSTGEQQRVCIARAIVNGPIMLLADEPTGNLDPELTSEIIELFKAINARGTTIIVATHDPNVLAQVNRRVITLEHGKVVSREQVCL, encoded by the coding sequence ATGATTCAACTGTTTCATGTCTCAAAATATTACGATCGCCGTCCCGCACTCTCCGACGTCACGCTCGAGATCGAGAAAGGCGAGTTCGTGTTGTTGATGGGGCCGAGCGGCGCCGGAAAATCGACCTTGCTGAAGCTGTTGATCGGGGCCGAGCGTCCGGAGGAAGGTCAGGTTCTCATTCAGGGTCGTAGTCTTTCCAAGTTGCGCGCATCCGAAATTCCAGTCCTCCGCCGAAAAGTCGGCGTCGTGTTGCAAGACTTCCGACTTCTTCCGAAGAAAACCGTCTTTGAGAATGTGTCCCTTCCCTTGCTGGTGCAGGGCGCTTCCATCACGGAAATCCGACGCAAGGTGGCGGAGGCGTTACGTTCCGTCGGGCTGGACCACAAGAAAGATCTCTTTCCCCCCGGGCTTTCCACCGGGGAGCAGCAACGTGTGTGTATCGCACGCGCTATCGTCAACGGGCCGATCATGCTCCTGGCGGATGAACCGACCGGGAATTTGGATCCTGAGTTGACAAGCGAAATCATCGAGCTGTTCAAAGCCATCAACGCCAGAGGCACGACGATTATCGTGGCGACGCACGATCCCAATGTGCTGGCTCAGGTCAATCGGCGGGTCATCACCCTGGAGCACGGGAAGGTTGTGTCACGGGAGCAGGTGTGTCTGTGA
- a CDS encoding ribonuclease HII, with translation MAERLNLTTGGPTEEFEVEARSRGYRFIAGLDEAGRGPLAGPVIAAAVLLPRRCRLPGLNDSKQIAESERNRLFAEIVHRATGVGIGAATEAEIDRLNILQASRLAMRRALDALPVRPDFLLLDAVVLPGLSIPQRAIIKGDGLSCSIAAASIVAKVTRDRLMVEYHRWYPHYNFAEHKGYGTPEHLHQLRTHGPCAIHRRSFSPVQQVLAQDRRQDAPPVTPV, from the coding sequence GTGGCTGAAAGGCTAAACCTGACGACAGGGGGCCCCACCGAGGAGTTCGAAGTGGAGGCTCGGTCGCGTGGGTATCGCTTCATCGCCGGCCTGGATGAAGCGGGGCGTGGGCCTCTCGCCGGTCCAGTTATCGCAGCCGCTGTGTTATTGCCGCGTCGATGTCGCCTGCCTGGGTTGAACGATTCCAAGCAGATCGCAGAATCTGAACGCAACCGACTCTTTGCCGAGATTGTGCATCGGGCGACCGGCGTCGGGATCGGTGCTGCAACGGAGGCGGAGATCGACCGACTGAATATTCTCCAGGCATCCCGTCTTGCGATGCGTCGGGCGCTGGATGCACTTCCGGTCAGACCGGACTTTTTGTTGCTCGACGCCGTGGTTCTCCCCGGGCTTTCCATTCCTCAGCGTGCCATCATCAAGGGCGACGGGCTCTCCTGTTCGATCGCGGCCGCATCCATTGTCGCGAAGGTGACGCGGGACCGATTGATGGTTGAGTATCACCGCTGGTATCCCCACTATAATTTTGCGGAGCATAAAGGGTACGGGACGCCGGAACATCTCCACCAGCTTCGAACGCATGGTCCTTGTGCGATTCACCGCCGCAGCTTCTCTCCGGTGCAGCAGGTGCTTGCCCAGGACCGGCGGCAGGACGCTCCGCCGGTGACTCCGGTTTGA
- the rpsP gene encoding 30S ribosomal protein S16: MAVHLRLARTGRHKRPMYRVIAADSRKPRDGRFLEILGIFDPLKNPAVPDLKSERVLSWLRHGAQPTTTVRTLLKRHGVWKEFETEKSAKAAKPAQGEARKK, translated from the coding sequence GTGGCAGTTCATTTACGATTGGCGCGGACGGGGCGGCACAAGCGCCCGATGTATCGGGTTATCGCGGCGGATTCGCGGAAGCCTCGCGATGGCCGGTTCTTGGAAATTCTCGGCATTTTTGATCCGCTCAAGAACCCGGCGGTGCCGGACTTGAAGTCGGAGCGAGTGCTGTCGTGGTTGCGGCACGGCGCGCAGCCCACCACCACGGTGCGGACGTTGCTCAAGCGGCACGGTGTGTGGAAAGAGTTCGAGACCGAGAAGAGCGCCAAGGCAGCCAAGCCGGCACAAGGCGAAGCGCGCAAGAAGTAG
- the trmD gene encoding tRNA (guanosine(37)-N1)-methyltransferase TrmD codes for MRCAVVTLFPDMVAPVIGHSILKRAQEKGLLEVAVENLRDHTFDRHKTADDLPYGGGAGMVMKAEPVLRAIDSLRTRYQTAHPGTTLRVIVPSPQGRPFTQELAQSLAQDERVVVFVCGHYEGMDERVRLALHPEEISVGDYVLTGGELPALVMIDAAARLVPGVLGDAASAAEESFTEGLLEYPHYTRPADVRGMAVPEVLVSGHHEAIRLWRRKEALRNTYLKRPDLLRDRELRLEDRRLLTEVMQESLVQVPVR; via the coding sequence ATGCGCTGTGCCGTGGTGACATTGTTTCCGGACATGGTGGCTCCCGTCATCGGCCACAGTATCCTCAAACGGGCCCAGGAAAAGGGCTTGTTGGAGGTTGCTGTCGAGAATTTGCGTGACCATACCTTTGACCGGCATAAGACGGCCGACGATCTGCCGTACGGTGGCGGAGCGGGGATGGTCATGAAAGCTGAACCGGTGCTGCGGGCGATCGATTCACTGCGAACCCGGTATCAGACTGCTCATCCGGGAACGACATTGCGCGTGATCGTGCCGTCTCCACAGGGGCGTCCGTTTACGCAGGAACTCGCGCAGTCTTTGGCGCAGGACGAACGTGTTGTGGTGTTTGTGTGCGGGCACTATGAGGGGATGGATGAGCGTGTCCGACTGGCGCTGCATCCCGAGGAGATTTCCGTCGGCGATTACGTGCTGACCGGTGGAGAGTTGCCGGCGCTGGTGATGATTGATGCCGCGGCCCGCTTGGTCCCTGGCGTGCTCGGTGATGCGGCGTCGGCGGCCGAAGAGTCTTTTACCGAGGGGCTCCTGGAATATCCGCACTACACGAGGCCGGCAGACGTGCGCGGGATGGCGGTCCCTGAGGTGTTGGTTTCGGGGCACCATGAGGCGATTCGATTGTGGCGTCGGAAGGAAGCGTTGCGGAATACTTATCTCAAGCGACCGGACCTGTTACGGGATCGTGAGCTGAGATTGGAAGATCGACGGTTATTAACTGAAGTGATGCAAGAGAGTTTGGTACAGGTACCTGTTCGTTGA
- the rimM gene encoding 16S rRNA processing protein RimM encodes MATLDQAELVTIGRIERSFGVRGEARVRSLSDVPGRFDHLGEVTLVASNGKSLVTRVTHVRSGGPTLIVGFEAFATPEQVAEFRGGLVQVPRGDSPALPADQYYQCDLIGMVVQDESGTVLGTLEEVLAISDNQAFLVRQDGKELLIPAAKQIVVAVDVAGRVMTVRLPEGFGDL; translated from the coding sequence ATGGCGACGCTCGATCAGGCAGAGCTTGTGACCATCGGCCGGATTGAGCGGTCTTTCGGCGTACGAGGCGAAGCTCGGGTGCGATCGCTCAGCGACGTGCCGGGTCGGTTCGATCACCTGGGAGAGGTGACCCTTGTCGCGTCGAATGGCAAGAGTCTCGTCACCCGTGTCACTCATGTGCGGTCCGGCGGGCCGACGCTCATCGTCGGGTTCGAGGCCTTTGCGACCCCCGAGCAGGTCGCCGAGTTTCGCGGCGGGCTGGTGCAGGTTCCGCGCGGTGACTCGCCGGCGTTGCCGGCCGATCAGTACTATCAGTGTGATTTGATCGGGATGGTCGTGCAGGATGAGTCCGGGACAGTGTTGGGGACGCTGGAGGAAGTGCTCGCCATCTCTGACAACCAGGCGTTCTTGGTCCGGCAGGACGGCAAAGAGCTGTTGATTCCTGCGGCAAAACAGATCGTGGTTGCAGTCGATGTGGCAGGGCGTGTGATGACGGTGCGGTTGCCTGAGGGATTTGGAGATCTCTAA
- the rplS gene encoding 50S ribosomal protein L19 encodes MNRLERIQRSLTKKTAPKFEIGDTVRVHVKVVEGEKERIQVYEGTVIARKGTLNSETFTVRKLSYNVGVERTFPIHSPNVAKVDVVRQGRVRRAKLYYLRTKKGKFAKVEDREFKVEAKAPAGAKQEAAAATAAKA; translated from the coding sequence ATGAATCGGCTAGAGCGGATCCAGCGATCCTTAACCAAGAAAACGGCACCCAAGTTCGAGATCGGGGATACCGTTCGTGTTCACGTGAAGGTCGTTGAAGGTGAGAAAGAACGAATCCAGGTGTATGAAGGAACCGTGATCGCACGAAAAGGGACTCTGAACAGCGAGACCTTCACGGTGCGAAAACTGTCATATAACGTGGGGGTTGAACGGACGTTCCCCATTCATTCGCCCAACGTCGCTAAGGTCGACGTGGTTCGCCAGGGGCGCGTTCGCCGCGCCAAGCTGTATTACCTGCGAACCAAAAAAGGCAAGTTTGCCAAGGTGGAAGACCGCGAGTTTAAGGTCGAGGCCAAAGCACCGGCCGGCGCCAAGCAGGAAGCGGCAGCCGCCACGGCAGCAAAGGCGTAA
- a CDS encoding DUF4321 domain-containing protein has translation MRKSIGVLLIFILIGGMLGGIFGEILRVMAPNGAIQNIFASNFSPGINPPLTIDLVLLKLTFGFSIKVSLLSVLGMFLGAYLYKQM, from the coding sequence ATGAGAAAATCGATCGGCGTGCTGCTGATCTTTATCCTGATCGGCGGAATGCTGGGCGGGATTTTCGGTGAAATTCTGCGCGTGATGGCCCCGAACGGCGCGATTCAAAATATCTTCGCCAGTAATTTTTCCCCCGGCATCAACCCACCGCTGACTATCGATCTGGTACTACTCAAGCTCACGTTCGGCTTCAGCATCAAGGTTAGCCTCCTCAGCGTCCTTGGCATGTTCCTGGGAGCCTACCTCTATAAACAGATGTGA